One genomic segment of Misgurnus anguillicaudatus chromosome 23, ASM2758022v2, whole genome shotgun sequence includes these proteins:
- the tsc22d2 gene encoding TSC22 domain family protein 2 isoform X4: MSKMPSKKKSCFQITSVTQAQVTANSNTDDTESLDDPESRTEDMSSSEIYDISKSGDFEPETCDVSLSDEPLNNESETSGTSISIVQDGLTSIPGSRYPGAVHINPNVRGAPSQMSTAPSHHSSSVTSSVVSNAPSCMAQTCTSVSSSATVSSCSSRFRVIKLDHSTGEPFKRGRWTCAEFYEKDTDGTTSGRTADNVKHTSTLEHNADRDGLGITGGLVSTPVAPSTLTEPHNDSGYASAPSNPPVEFQQQSNGYSQQGSGLVSHSLYTGGAHIQHVKSPSMPSTTQPQPIYQGQQAQNPGQMLPTVIPTNQPDFRSQHPLEAPGSSLTSPPLGVPLNQGPSPVMAPAVGGTHVLGLIPQSVDAMGHGRAMPEHVQGLLQQPGIGAALGTVSATAVVPQPLIQPAVTVSVTPHTVVPGVQNVPVVMSSASNTPHNMPNHTPVPVLQNQPQGIPSGLVVGLGTQTTPFSFSQLPTGITLAEHTRRKSDALPQSSVILGKDVTRSLNADGLQLSTPAVNSLFGISIPIDGDEDSFNSIPACKHNLVDYTYFLIVRQNVKCFFYLDKSICLM, encoded by the coding sequence ATGTCAAAAATGCCGTCGAAAAAGAAGAGCTGCTTTCAGATCACCAGCGTAACGCAGGCGCAGGTGACGGCTAACAGCAACACGGACGATACCGAGAGTTTGGACGACCCGGAGTCTAGAACCGAGGACATGTCCTCATCTGAGATATACGACATATCCAAAAGCGGAGATTTTGAGCCGGAGACGTGTGACGTCAGTTTATCGGACGAACCGCTGAATAACGAATCGGAAACATCTGGCACGAGTATTTCGATTGTGCAGGATGGTCTCACATCAATACCTGGTTCTCGTTACCCAGGTGCTGTTCATATAAACCCAAATGTTCGTGGGGCTCCAAGCCAAATGAGCACTGCCCCTTCTCACCATTCATCTTCAGTTACAAGCAGTGTTGTTTCTAATGCACCATCATGCATGGCACAGACATGTACATCGGTTAGCAGTTCTGCTACAGTAAGTAGTTGCAGTTCCCGTTTTAGGGTCATCAAACTAGACCATAGTACAGGCGAGCCCTTCAAAAGGGGTAGGTGGACTTGCGCTGAGTTTTATGAAAAAGATACGGATGGTACTACATCCGGACGGACTGCTGATAATGTGAAACATACCAGCACCTTGGAACATAACGCGGACAGGGATGGACTAGGCATTACAGGAGGTTTGGTGTCTACTCCTGTTGCACCTTCAACACTTACAGAACCACATAATGACAGTGGTTACGCATCTGCACCATCTAATCCACCTGTGGAGTTTCAACAGCAGAGTAATGGCTATTCACAGCAGGGATCGGGACTCGTATCCCATAGTTTGTACACCGGTGGTGCGCATATTCAACACGTCAAATCTCCCAGCATGCCTTCTACGACTCAGCCACAGCCAATATACCAAGGTCAACAGGCACAAAATCCTGGTCAGATGCTTCCCACTGTCATTCCAACAAATCAACCGGACTTCAGATCGCAGCATCCCTTGGAAGCTCCTGGCTCCTCCTTGACCTCTCCTCCCCTCGGAGTCCCATTGAATCAGGGCCCATCTCCTGTCATGGCTCCTGCAGTGGGTGGCACACACGTTCTCGGATTAATTCCTCAGTCTGTGGACGCGATGGGTCACGGCAGAGCTATGCCAGAGCATGTACAGGGCCTTTTACAGCAGCCCGGTATCGGCGCAGCTCTTGGGACCGTGTCAGCCACAGCTGTTGTTCCACAGCCACTCATTCAACCAGCAGTAACTGTGTCTGTCACCCCCCATACTGTGGTCCCTGGTGTACAAAATGTGCCTGTTGTTATGTCCAGTGCCTCGAATACCCCTCACAACATGCCAAACCATACTCCAGTCCCCGTTTTACAGAACCAGCCTCAGGGAATCCCCAGCGGTTTAGTTGTGGGACTGGGCACGCAGACAACCCCCTTCAGCTTCAGCCAGCTTCCCACTGGCATCACCCTGGCTGAACATACACGGAGGAAATCTGATGCGCTACCTCAGAGCTCTGTCATTTTAGGAAAAGATGTCACAAGGTCCCTGAATGCCGATGGCTTGCAGCTTTCCACACCTGCTGTCAACAGTCTGTTTGGAATATCCATTCCCATAGATGGGGATGAAGACag
- the tsc22d2 gene encoding TSC22 domain family protein 2 isoform X3: MSKMPSKKKSCFQITSVTQAQVTANSNTDDTESLDDPESRTEDMSSSEIYDISKSGDFEPETCDVSLSDEPLNNESETSGTSISIVQDGLTSIPGSRYPGAVHINPNVRGAPSQMSTAPSHHSSSVTSSVVSNAPSCMAQTCTSVSSSATVSSCSSRFRVIKLDHSTGEPFKRGRWTCAEFYEKDTDGTTSGRTADNVKHTSTLEHNADRDGLGITGGLVSTPVAPSTLTEPHNDSGYASAPSNPPVEFQQQSNGYSQQGSGLVSHSLYTGGAHIQHVKSPSMPSTTQPQPIYQGQQAQNPGQMLPTVIPTNQPDFRSQHPLEAPGSSLTSPPLGVPLNQGPSPVMAPAVGGTHVLGLIPQSVDAMGHGRAMPEHVQGLLQQPGIGAALGTVSATAVVPQPLIQPAVTVSVTPHTVVPGVQNVPVVMSSASNTPHNMPNHTPVPVLQNQPQGIPSGLVVGLGTQTTPFSFSQLPTGITLAEHTRRKSDALPQSSVILGKDVTRSLNADGLQLSTPAVNSLFGISIPIDGDEDRNPSTAFYQAFPNCRSKTISNGFNSIPACKHNLVDYTYFLIVRQNVKCFFYLDKSICLM, from the coding sequence ATGTCAAAAATGCCGTCGAAAAAGAAGAGCTGCTTTCAGATCACCAGCGTAACGCAGGCGCAGGTGACGGCTAACAGCAACACGGACGATACCGAGAGTTTGGACGACCCGGAGTCTAGAACCGAGGACATGTCCTCATCTGAGATATACGACATATCCAAAAGCGGAGATTTTGAGCCGGAGACGTGTGACGTCAGTTTATCGGACGAACCGCTGAATAACGAATCGGAAACATCTGGCACGAGTATTTCGATTGTGCAGGATGGTCTCACATCAATACCTGGTTCTCGTTACCCAGGTGCTGTTCATATAAACCCAAATGTTCGTGGGGCTCCAAGCCAAATGAGCACTGCCCCTTCTCACCATTCATCTTCAGTTACAAGCAGTGTTGTTTCTAATGCACCATCATGCATGGCACAGACATGTACATCGGTTAGCAGTTCTGCTACAGTAAGTAGTTGCAGTTCCCGTTTTAGGGTCATCAAACTAGACCATAGTACAGGCGAGCCCTTCAAAAGGGGTAGGTGGACTTGCGCTGAGTTTTATGAAAAAGATACGGATGGTACTACATCCGGACGGACTGCTGATAATGTGAAACATACCAGCACCTTGGAACATAACGCGGACAGGGATGGACTAGGCATTACAGGAGGTTTGGTGTCTACTCCTGTTGCACCTTCAACACTTACAGAACCACATAATGACAGTGGTTACGCATCTGCACCATCTAATCCACCTGTGGAGTTTCAACAGCAGAGTAATGGCTATTCACAGCAGGGATCGGGACTCGTATCCCATAGTTTGTACACCGGTGGTGCGCATATTCAACACGTCAAATCTCCCAGCATGCCTTCTACGACTCAGCCACAGCCAATATACCAAGGTCAACAGGCACAAAATCCTGGTCAGATGCTTCCCACTGTCATTCCAACAAATCAACCGGACTTCAGATCGCAGCATCCCTTGGAAGCTCCTGGCTCCTCCTTGACCTCTCCTCCCCTCGGAGTCCCATTGAATCAGGGCCCATCTCCTGTCATGGCTCCTGCAGTGGGTGGCACACACGTTCTCGGATTAATTCCTCAGTCTGTGGACGCGATGGGTCACGGCAGAGCTATGCCAGAGCATGTACAGGGCCTTTTACAGCAGCCCGGTATCGGCGCAGCTCTTGGGACCGTGTCAGCCACAGCTGTTGTTCCACAGCCACTCATTCAACCAGCAGTAACTGTGTCTGTCACCCCCCATACTGTGGTCCCTGGTGTACAAAATGTGCCTGTTGTTATGTCCAGTGCCTCGAATACCCCTCACAACATGCCAAACCATACTCCAGTCCCCGTTTTACAGAACCAGCCTCAGGGAATCCCCAGCGGTTTAGTTGTGGGACTGGGCACGCAGACAACCCCCTTCAGCTTCAGCCAGCTTCCCACTGGCATCACCCTGGCTGAACATACACGGAGGAAATCTGATGCGCTACCTCAGAGCTCTGTCATTTTAGGAAAAGATGTCACAAGGTCCCTGAATGCCGATGGCTTGCAGCTTTCCACACCTGCTGTCAACAGTCTGTTTGGAATATCCATTCCCATAGATGGGGATGAAGACag
- the pfn2b gene encoding profilin-2 has protein sequence MSWQSYVDNLMSDGSCQDSAIVGYNSDSKYVWAAQEGGTFVNITPTEIDILVGKDRESFFTNGLTLGSKKCSVIRDSINIDSDWTMDIRTKSQGGEATYNIAVGKAGKALVIVMGKEGIHGGLLNKKAYTMADYLRKSGY, from the exons ATGTCGTGGCAGAGCTACGTGGATAACCTGATGTCGGATGGCAGCTGCCAGGACTCCGCCATTGTTGGGTACAACTCAGACTCTAAATACGTATGGGCAGCGCAGGAGGGGGGAACATTCGTAAACATCACG CCCACAGAAATTGACATCCTAGTAGGAAAAGACCGAGAAAGTTTCTTCACCAACGGCCTGACCTTGGGTTCAAAGAAATGCTCAGTTATTCGAGACAGTATCAACATTGACAGTGACTGGACAATGGACATACGGACGAAGAGCCAAGGAGGAGAGGCCACATACAACATTGCGGTCGGCAAAGCAGGCAAAG CGTTGGTTATAGTCATGGGCAAGGAAGGTATCCATGGAGGGCTGCTCAACAAGAAAGCGTATACCATGGCTGATTACCTGAGGAAATCTGGATATTAA